A region of Paenibacillus thiaminolyticus DNA encodes the following proteins:
- a CDS encoding MarR family winged helix-turn-helix transcriptional regulator has protein sequence MTEENRLFHSIGFVMGMTYRKVSTLFQHRLKEYDITPEQWTILYQISRADGLIQREIAERSGKDKPTTTRILDHLEAKGFVFKTPGEHDRRSFLVRITERGKALIERTSPIEQQMIHDIKQCMSEDEYDLLIELLLRVNSHVNELPDRE, from the coding sequence TTGACCGAAGAGAATCGTCTGTTCCATTCCATTGGCTTCGTAATGGGCATGACCTATCGCAAGGTGTCGACACTGTTCCAGCATCGCTTGAAGGAGTACGACATCACGCCGGAGCAATGGACCATCCTGTATCAGATTAGCCGGGCCGACGGCTTGATTCAAAGAGAAATTGCCGAGCGATCAGGGAAGGATAAGCCGACGACGACGCGGATTCTCGATCATCTGGAAGCGAAGGGATTCGTGTTCAAGACACCGGGAGAGCATGATCGCCGTTCCTTCCTCGTCCGCATTACGGAGCGGGGGAAGGCGCTGATCGAGCGAACCTCGCCAATCGAGCAGCAAATGATTCATGACATCAAGCAATGTATGTCGGAAGACGAATATGATCTGCTTATCGAGCTTCTTCTCCGCGTCAACAGCCATGTGAATGAATTACCAGACAGAGAATAA
- a CDS encoding TetR/AcrR family transcriptional regulator codes for MTEPWIEELLHADANVKMTEKQVRIVKAAIEVFAQKGFAASSTSEIAQRAGVAEGTIFRHYKTKKDLLLSIVAPSIVKLMAPFVLREFKDVLDTEYESYDQFLRVFIENRIDFLQHNMSLVRIVLQELPFHPDLQAQLQEIIVSQVKERVEKIIRRFQAEGKLVELPTGTVIRLTASVIIGYVLARSLFIEKEQSEWNDEQEREATISFLMKALTP; via the coding sequence ATGACCGAGCCATGGATTGAAGAGCTGCTGCACGCCGATGCCAATGTGAAGATGACCGAGAAGCAGGTGCGGATCGTGAAGGCAGCGATTGAAGTGTTTGCGCAAAAGGGCTTTGCGGCTTCCTCGACGAGTGAGATTGCACAGCGCGCTGGCGTTGCGGAAGGCACAATCTTCCGTCATTACAAGACGAAGAAGGATTTGCTCCTCTCTATCGTGGCCCCTTCCATCGTGAAGCTGATGGCCCCGTTCGTGCTGCGCGAGTTCAAGGACGTGCTGGACACGGAGTATGAGAGCTACGATCAATTTTTGCGGGTCTTCATCGAGAACCGCATCGATTTTTTGCAGCACAATATGAGCCTGGTCCGCATTGTGCTGCAGGAGCTTCCCTTCCATCCTGATCTGCAGGCCCAGCTGCAGGAGATTATCGTCTCCCAAGTGAAGGAACGTGTCGAGAAGATCATCCGCCGCTTCCAGGCCGAGGGGAAGCTTGTCGAGCTGCCGACCGGCACGGTTATCCGGCTCACGGCTTCGGTCATTATCGGATATGTGCTGGCTAGATCCCTTTTTATCGAAAAGGAGCAATCAGAGTGGAATGACGAGCAGGAACGGGAAGCCACGATTTCCTTCCTGATGAAGGCGCTGACCCCTTGA
- a CDS encoding hemolysin family protein — translation MIAVLIMLTAFFVATEFAIVKLRSSRVDQLVLEGHKKALAVQQVTSNMDGYLSACQLGITITALGLGMLGEPTVKAMLLPWLTDLNISSNVSHVLSYAIAFVSVTFLHVVVGELAPKTLAIQKAEAITLLAAKPIIFFYKLMYPFIWLLNGSANLLVRTFGLKAAGEHEEAHTQEEIQIILSESLQSGKINNAEYGYVNRIFAFDELLAKEIMVPRTDMACLYTNYSLEQNLEIIRKEQYTRFPVATGSKDNIIGMMNTKQLFLEYDREKDFDFRTLIHPILTVPEAIPVKTLLTRMQKENMHMALLVDEYGGTSGIITIEDILEEIVGEIRDEFDTNERPEIEVLDEGCYLLDGLVPLHEFCHLTGLEIDNTEVDTFGGWVFNHYTELHRGKELRYEHVRMIIREMSKNRIRQIEVIVEDKAEVPAVE, via the coding sequence ATGATTGCTGTATTGATTATGCTGACTGCGTTCTTCGTTGCGACCGAGTTCGCTATCGTGAAGCTGCGTTCCAGCAGAGTTGATCAGCTCGTGCTGGAAGGCCACAAGAAAGCGCTCGCCGTTCAGCAAGTCACCAGCAACATGGATGGATATCTGTCAGCCTGTCAGTTGGGAATTACGATTACGGCGTTAGGACTCGGGATGCTGGGCGAGCCGACCGTGAAAGCGATGCTGCTCCCATGGTTGACGGACTTGAATATTAGCAGCAATGTCAGCCATGTGTTGTCCTATGCCATCGCATTTGTGTCCGTTACCTTCCTCCACGTTGTCGTCGGAGAGCTTGCGCCGAAGACGCTGGCCATTCAGAAGGCCGAAGCGATCACCTTGCTGGCAGCGAAGCCAATCATATTCTTTTACAAATTGATGTACCCATTCATCTGGCTTCTTAACGGCTCTGCGAACCTGCTGGTCCGGACCTTCGGGCTTAAGGCGGCCGGCGAGCATGAGGAAGCTCATACTCAGGAAGAGATTCAGATCATCCTGTCCGAGAGCCTGCAGAGCGGGAAGATCAATAATGCCGAATACGGCTATGTGAACCGCATCTTCGCCTTCGATGAACTGCTGGCGAAGGAGATTATGGTGCCGCGAACGGATATGGCCTGCCTCTATACCAACTATTCGTTGGAGCAGAATCTGGAGATTATCCGCAAGGAACAGTACACCCGCTTCCCGGTCGCGACCGGCTCCAAAGACAATATCATCGGCATGATGAACACGAAGCAGCTGTTCCTGGAGTATGACAGAGAGAAGGACTTTGATTTCCGAACCTTGATTCACCCGATTCTTACCGTACCTGAGGCAATACCGGTCAAGACGTTGCTGACACGGATGCAGAAGGAAAATATGCATATGGCCTTGCTCGTGGATGAATACGGCGGGACATCGGGGATTATTACGATAGAAGATATATTGGAAGAAATTGTAGGCGAAATTCGGGACGAGTTCGATACCAATGAACGCCCAGAAATAGAAGTGCTGGATGAAGGATGTTACCTGTTAGACGGCCTTGTGCCGCTGCACGAGTTCTGTCATTTGACCGGACTCGAGATCGACAATACGGAAGTGGACACGTTCGGGGGCTGGGTGTTCAATCATTACACCGAGCTGCACCGGGGCAAGGAATTGCGTTATGAGCATGTCCGCATGATTATCCGCGAGATGAGCAAGAACCGCATTCGCCAGATTGAAGTGATTGTCGAGGACAAAGCGGAAGTACCCGCAGTGGAATAA
- a CDS encoding pentapeptide repeat-containing protein has translation MGKLKIDAPKLPRELAELNLPHGMLYDEDVFREGMIKDCVIERQNADRVTFDKVVLRNATFAETALSRTEMLDVVLDRCDLSNIDLSGAIIHRAEFRNCKLIGIDLMEATLRNVRFIGCNASYANFRFANMKQVHFQECLLVHADLYSSSVLQTQFENCDLDQAQLSGTKLAGIDLSECTFTALGAGLDDLQGCIISPEQAAVFAAQFGLKIKE, from the coding sequence ATGGGTAAGTTGAAAATCGATGCTCCCAAATTGCCGCGGGAGCTGGCTGAACTGAATTTGCCGCACGGAATGCTGTATGATGAAGATGTGTTCCGTGAAGGGATGATCAAGGATTGCGTCATCGAACGGCAGAACGCGGATCGAGTTACCTTCGACAAAGTGGTATTACGGAATGCCACATTTGCAGAGACCGCTCTGTCGCGAACGGAGATGTTAGACGTCGTGCTAGACAGATGCGATTTGTCGAACATTGATTTGAGCGGGGCCATCATTCACCGCGCCGAATTCCGCAATTGCAAGCTTATCGGAATCGACCTGATGGAGGCGACGCTCCGCAATGTGCGGTTCATCGGCTGCAACGCAAGTTATGCGAATTTCCGGTTCGCGAATATGAAGCAGGTTCATTTTCAGGAGTGCTTGCTCGTTCATGCGGATTTATATAGCTCGAGCGTCCTGCAGACGCAATTCGAGAACTGCGATCTCGATCAGGCGCAATTATCCGGCACGAAGCTGGCCGGCATCGATCTGAGCGAGTGCACGTTCACGGCGCTGGGCGCCGGTCTGGACGACTTGCAGGGCTGCATCATCTCTCCGGAGCAAGCCGCTGTCTTCGCCGCCCAGTTCGGCCTGAAGATTAAGGAGTAG
- a CDS encoding AzlD domain-containing protein has protein sequence MEVRWSFLLMLAGAALVTLIPRVLPLIVLSKKPLPEWGQNWLSHIPIAVMSALLAQELFVGSEGGSLLPLIAAAAAFAAAYFTRSLLITVVTGMAVIALLRYAASVL, from the coding sequence ATGGAAGTAAGATGGAGCTTTCTCTTGATGCTGGCGGGAGCGGCGCTCGTTACCTTGATACCGCGGGTGCTGCCGCTTATCGTCCTGAGCAAGAAGCCGCTGCCGGAATGGGGGCAGAACTGGTTGAGCCACATACCGATCGCGGTGATGTCGGCCCTTCTGGCTCAGGAGCTGTTCGTCGGCAGCGAAGGCGGCTCCCTGCTGCCGCTCATTGCCGCGGCGGCCGCATTCGCCGCCGCATACTTCACCCGGAGCTTGCTCATTACGGTCGTGACCGGGATGGCAGTCATTGCGCTGCTCCGCTATGCCGCCTCCGTGCTGTAG
- a CDS encoding DUF1836 domain-containing protein, with protein MESFKLTRKEMSSLLLSLQGMQRQSPLAILQVAWSNTHGNAEAAGDSMQSLLSLDMPHIIRKLIQGQTFAGFSLQEIADLGHLIEHSNISITSIQNWVKRDFKDLFASIKEGRKYSVNQAALLFMIDDLKCTLDFVSIRTLFDSLFRDRHGGIDPLQVYHAYAGMFEELDANNDQLFDVAGHAAAGGAQDALLEQLVKTTADRTAQGWALSGACRKAVSNCLVIAVLSVQASYLQDIAKRYYTANVFLQFES; from the coding sequence ATGGAGTCTTTCAAGCTGACTCGCAAAGAAATGTCGTCTCTATTGCTCTCGCTGCAAGGAATGCAGCGCCAGTCGCCGTTGGCCATACTTCAGGTCGCCTGGTCGAATACTCACGGTAATGCGGAGGCGGCAGGGGATTCAATGCAGTCGCTCCTGTCGCTGGATATGCCGCATATCATTAGAAAATTGATTCAGGGCCAGACGTTTGCCGGATTCTCGCTGCAGGAAATTGCGGATCTGGGCCATTTGATAGAGCATTCGAATATTTCGATTACATCGATTCAGAATTGGGTGAAGCGCGACTTCAAAGATCTATTCGCCAGTATTAAGGAGGGGCGCAAATATTCGGTCAATCAAGCGGCGCTGTTGTTCATGATCGACGATCTGAAGTGCACGCTTGACTTCGTATCGATTCGAACGTTGTTCGATTCGCTGTTCCGCGATCGGCACGGAGGAATCGATCCGCTTCAGGTCTATCATGCTTATGCCGGCATGTTCGAGGAATTGGACGCGAACAATGACCAGTTGTTCGACGTGGCCGGACATGCTGCGGCCGGGGGGGCGCAGGATGCGCTCCTGGAGCAGCTCGTCAAGACGACGGCCGACCGCACGGCGCAAGGATGGGCCCTATCCGGGGCCTGCCGGAAGGCAGTCAGCAACTGCCTCGTCATCGCCGTTCTTTCCGTCCAGGCCTCCTACCTGCAGGATATCGCGAAGCGATATTACACCGCCAACGTGTTCCTGCAATTTGAATCGTAG
- a CDS encoding TrmB family transcriptional regulator gives MEDVFKELQKLGFSPYECKAYIGLLKVHPITGYEISKRSGVPRSMIYEVLGKLMDKGAVHLVPSDPVKYSPVPSRELIDRLRNQFEQSFSFLEQKLSLLQRERDMDVIWHIRSDELVLNEMADMIGRAEDELWLSVWEPQVPVVQEAVETHLREGVQVFSVLFGAPESRIGTTFHHDYMPPEVVKDRAGGRLTIVSRDGEEVLIANFSGDAASWAVRTHDPVLVLVATEYIRHDIMIEEITAVFGAEKLDALWRNHPALYHVVTGQRYEEQRRTEEEP, from the coding sequence ATGGAGGACGTGTTCAAGGAGTTACAGAAGCTCGGCTTTTCTCCGTATGAGTGCAAAGCCTATATTGGACTGTTGAAGGTTCACCCCATTACAGGCTATGAGATCAGCAAGCGATCCGGCGTGCCGCGCTCTATGATTTACGAGGTGCTGGGGAAGCTGATGGATAAGGGGGCCGTTCATCTCGTGCCTTCCGATCCGGTCAAATACTCGCCGGTCCCTTCCCGCGAGCTGATCGATCGGCTGCGGAATCAGTTTGAGCAATCCTTTTCTTTTCTGGAACAAAAACTGTCGCTATTGCAGCGGGAGCGGGACATGGATGTCATCTGGCATATCCGCAGTGATGAACTGGTGCTGAATGAAATGGCGGATATGATCGGAAGGGCGGAGGACGAGCTGTGGCTGTCTGTCTGGGAGCCGCAGGTGCCTGTCGTTCAAGAAGCGGTGGAGACGCATCTGCGGGAAGGGGTCCAGGTGTTTTCCGTGCTCTTCGGCGCGCCGGAATCCCGTATCGGGACGACCTTCCATCATGATTATATGCCGCCGGAAGTCGTTAAGGATCGGGCCGGAGGGCGCTTGACCATCGTGTCCCGCGACGGTGAGGAGGTGCTGATCGCGAACTTCTCCGGCGACGCTGCCTCTTGGGCGGTTCGGACGCATGACCCGGTGCTCGTCCTGGTGGCGACGGAGTATATCCGTCATGACATCATGATTGAAGAGATAACGGCCGTGTTCGGGGCGGAGAAGCTGGATGCGCTGTGGCGGAATCATCCTGCGCTCTACCATGTCGTCACCGGACAACGGTATGAGGAGCAAAGGCGGACAGAGGAGGAACCATGA
- a CDS encoding MFS transporter, which translates to MKEPSTPLWTKSFLSLTICSFLLFLNLQMLLSSFPAYVKNEFHAGDVTVSLVTSVFAASAIVTRFITAALMRRMKRSVIMYIGLAAAAVMTAIYAAADSIGSLLLMRVGYGIGFGMASTIIPTMVSQIIPLPRMGEGIGYFGLSTSLAMSIGPMIGLNVMKQAGFGTLTIIGTVTVALIFPILLLTRSIPPERRQPRAAGASRQMQSFHPKLLFPALLNVILSVTYSGLLGFIALFGEAVHLEQVGLFFLFNAVTIILIRPISGRIFDSRGHAAVLIPAAICVIASLTILSYTASIPMLILSALLYGLGFGAIQPTIQAWMIRLVPKEQYGMANSMFYNATDLGVAAGALLLGAISAVTGYAVMYRYSAGFMVLFLLVYAMVQGGAMRQRSKADLSA; encoded by the coding sequence ATGAAGGAACCATCAACACCGCTTTGGACAAAATCATTCCTATCATTAACGATTTGTTCGTTTTTATTGTTTTTGAATTTACAGATGCTGCTGTCTTCCTTTCCCGCGTATGTAAAAAATGAATTCCATGCCGGGGATGTAACCGTCAGCCTGGTCACCAGCGTATTCGCTGCCTCCGCCATCGTGACCCGCTTCATTACCGCGGCGCTGATGCGGAGGATGAAGCGCAGCGTCATCATGTATATCGGGCTTGCCGCCGCCGCGGTGATGACGGCCATCTACGCAGCGGCCGATTCGATCGGCTCCCTCCTGCTGATGCGGGTGGGATACGGCATCGGGTTCGGGATGGCCAGCACGATTATCCCGACGATGGTGTCCCAGATCATTCCGCTCCCCCGCATGGGGGAAGGGATCGGGTACTTCGGCTTGTCGACCAGCCTCGCCATGTCCATCGGACCGATGATCGGACTCAATGTCATGAAGCAAGCCGGATTCGGCACGCTGACCATCATCGGGACGGTAACCGTCGCGCTCATCTTCCCGATCCTGCTGCTGACCCGCTCGATCCCTCCCGAACGCAGGCAGCCCCGAGCCGCCGGCGCGTCCCGGCAGATGCAGTCCTTCCATCCGAAGCTGCTGTTCCCGGCTCTGCTCAATGTCATTCTGTCCGTTACCTACAGCGGGCTGCTCGGATTCATTGCCCTGTTCGGCGAAGCGGTGCATCTGGAGCAGGTCGGGCTGTTCTTCCTGTTCAATGCCGTCACGATCATCCTGATCCGGCCGATATCCGGCCGGATTTTTGACAGCAGAGGCCATGCGGCCGTGCTGATCCCGGCGGCTATCTGTGTTATCGCCAGCCTGACGATATTATCATATACAGCCTCGATCCCGATGCTGATCCTGTCCGCACTGCTGTACGGGCTCGGGTTCGGCGCGATTCAGCCGACGATTCAGGCCTGGATGATCCGGCTCGTGCCGAAGGAGCAATACGGCATGGCGAACAGCATGTTCTACAACGCGACCGATCTCGGGGTCGCTGCCGGAGCGCTTCTGCTCGGGGCGATCTCGGCCGTCACGGGCTATGCCGTCATGTACCGGTATTCCGCCGGCTTCATGGTTCTGTTCCTGCTTGTATACGCGATGGTGCAGGGGGGAGCGATGAGACAGCGGAGCAAGGCGGATCTGTCGGCGTAA
- a CDS encoding dihydroorotate dehydrogenase, translating to MGEVGGFSCGCGGFTSIGVILVLFILLVIVSRAFIY from the coding sequence ATGGGTGAAGTTGGAGGCTTCTCGTGTGGATGTGGCGGCTTTACTTCGATTGGTGTAATCTTGGTATTGTTCATTCTTCTCGTCATCGTTTCTCGTGCGTTCATCTATTAG
- a CDS encoding MerR family transcriptional regulator: MIPIQDVTRTTGITVRTLRYYDQIGLLNPAGKTPGGHRLYSDEDLMRLKHIQFLKQMGFRLQEIDEMLAIHDLDWSASLNNQLAYVLEEQEKLKQMEMQLRELIHSMAVEGDAKGNAIQKLIQLSGRSQETRRKYRKLLFQEHEQKLMSRLPRVDGTDPDSLEWLGLIAQLRKHMDAGPASPQVQRIIRRIAEKSEESFPGEAEFLDKLWEIRKCPEQSAQVGMYPLEPELLELFEQAYELYLAGEDVQQRKQEAGS; encoded by the coding sequence GTGATTCCGATTCAAGATGTGACCAGAACGACCGGCATCACCGTCCGGACGCTCCGCTATTACGACCAAATCGGGCTTCTGAACCCGGCAGGCAAGACGCCCGGCGGACATCGGCTCTATTCGGATGAAGATTTGATGCGATTGAAGCATATCCAATTTTTGAAGCAGATGGGGTTCCGCTTGCAAGAGATTGATGAGATGCTCGCCATCCATGACCTTGATTGGTCGGCCAGTCTGAACAATCAGCTCGCCTATGTGCTGGAGGAGCAGGAGAAGCTTAAGCAGATGGAGATGCAACTGCGCGAGCTCATTCACAGTATGGCTGTCGAAGGAGATGCGAAGGGCAATGCGATTCAGAAGCTGATTCAACTGTCCGGACGCAGTCAGGAGACGCGCAGGAAATACCGCAAGCTCCTGTTCCAGGAGCATGAGCAGAAGCTGATGTCGCGCCTGCCGAGAGTGGATGGCACCGATCCCGATTCGCTGGAGTGGCTCGGGCTCATCGCACAGCTCCGCAAGCATATGGATGCCGGACCGGCTTCGCCCCAGGTGCAGCGCATTATTCGGAGAATTGCCGAGAAGAGCGAGGAATCCTTTCCCGGAGAAGCGGAATTTCTCGATAAACTGTGGGAAATCCGGAAGTGCCCGGAGCAATCCGCCCAAGTCGGGATGTATCCGCTGGAGCCTGAACTGCTGGAGCTGTTCGAGCAGGCGTATGAGCTCTATCTCGCCGGCGAAGATGTTCAGCAGCGGAAGCAGGAGGCGGGTTCCTAA
- a CDS encoding YjcZ family sporulation protein: protein MGDIKGGYGHFHHLFTSTGVILVLFILLVIVSRACIY from the coding sequence ATGGGTGATATCAAAGGTGGGTACGGACATTTTCATCATCTCTTCACTTCTACAGGTGTAATCTTGGTTCTGTTCATCTTGCTCGTTATCGTTTCTCGCGCATGCATTTATTGA
- a CDS encoding AzlC family ABC transporter permease, with protein sequence MNQQYMNAPAARNEPFLLGVRDCLPTVLGYLSIGFAAGVVEKTAGMSLAEIALLSIFLYAGSAQFIVAGMLASGSPAFAIIFTVFFVNLRHLLMSAAMSPYFRHLPAWKNILIGSQLTDETFGVAVTKLTGRTQGSYRWMLGLNVTAYLNWLAANLAGGVFGHWIDSPEKYGLDFALPAMFIGLFMLQWLERSKFRVDLAVAGCAVAAAIAGTMFLSKSAGVLIAIIIAASVGVWMEKWK encoded by the coding sequence ATGAACCAACAATACATGAATGCGCCGGCGGCGAGAAATGAACCTTTTTTGCTGGGGGTAAGGGACTGCCTTCCCACGGTATTGGGATATCTAAGCATTGGCTTCGCGGCCGGGGTGGTGGAGAAAACGGCCGGCATGTCTTTGGCCGAGATCGCGCTGCTGTCGATATTTCTGTATGCCGGCTCTGCCCAATTCATCGTGGCCGGCATGCTCGCCTCGGGAAGCCCCGCTTTTGCCATTATTTTTACTGTGTTTTTTGTGAATTTGCGCCATCTGTTAATGAGCGCGGCGATGTCTCCTTATTTCCGTCATCTGCCCGCTTGGAAAAATATTCTGATCGGCTCCCAGCTGACCGATGAGACCTTCGGCGTTGCTGTTACGAAGCTGACGGGGCGGACGCAGGGGAGCTACCGGTGGATGCTCGGACTGAATGTGACCGCCTATCTCAATTGGCTCGCCGCCAATCTGGCCGGCGGGGTATTCGGACACTGGATCGACTCGCCGGAGAAGTACGGGTTAGATTTTGCCCTGCCGGCGATGTTCATCGGCCTGTTCATGTTGCAGTGGCTGGAACGGTCCAAGTTCAGGGTGGATCTGGCGGTCGCAGGCTGCGCCGTGGCGGCAGCCATTGCCGGGACGATGTTCCTGTCCAAGAGCGCCGGTGTCTTAATCGCTATTATTATCGCGGCAAGCGTAGGGGTGTGGATGGAAAAATGGAAGTAA
- a CDS encoding ABC transporter permease, translating into MRMAALVRRIGQQMMRDKRTLALMMVAPLLILTLVHFLFASDSAANPKLAVIGANEVTVEALREKEIEPIAYPGGIEPKKLLAEEDLDGVLQWEGEEGALTLRNEDPASAKALQMKVMQTLAAQAAKQQAERLAHLLPGKVELPAGNPLDAAEPMIVIDYMYGNADTSFFDVLSPILVGFFVFFFVFLISGIALLRERTTGTLDRLMSTPVRRSEIVFGYLLGYGLFAVIQTLIVVFYSVKVLGIVMAGSLGSVIIINLLLALVALSLGILLSAFANSEFQMVQFIPLVVVPQVFFAGIFPVDGMADWLQAVARIMPMYYGGDALQAVMYKGMGLSDIYFDLVVLLGFALVFIVLNIAVLRKYRKI; encoded by the coding sequence ATGAGGATGGCAGCCCTAGTCAGACGAATTGGCCAGCAGATGATGCGCGACAAACGAACCCTGGCGCTCATGATGGTGGCGCCCCTGCTTATTTTGACGCTCGTTCACTTCCTGTTCGCGAGCGATTCCGCCGCGAATCCGAAGCTGGCCGTCATCGGCGCAAATGAAGTGACGGTAGAGGCGCTGCGGGAGAAGGAGATCGAACCGATCGCTTATCCAGGCGGAATCGAACCGAAGAAGCTTCTGGCCGAGGAGGATCTCGACGGCGTGCTGCAGTGGGAAGGGGAGGAGGGCGCCCTTACGCTGCGGAATGAGGATCCGGCCTCCGCCAAAGCGCTGCAGATGAAGGTGATGCAGACGCTTGCGGCTCAGGCCGCCAAGCAGCAGGCAGAACGGCTGGCTCATCTGCTGCCTGGAAAGGTTGAGCTTCCGGCAGGGAACCCTCTCGATGCGGCGGAGCCGATGATTGTGATCGATTATATGTATGGCAATGCAGACACGTCGTTCTTTGATGTGTTAAGTCCGATTCTCGTCGGTTTCTTTGTCTTCTTCTTCGTCTTCCTCATCTCGGGGATCGCCTTGCTGCGGGAACGAACGACCGGAACGCTGGATCGGCTGATGTCGACGCCGGTTCGCCGCAGCGAGATTGTATTCGGGTATTTGCTCGGCTACGGGCTGTTCGCCGTTATTCAGACGCTTATCGTCGTCTTTTATTCGGTCAAGGTGCTCGGGATTGTCATGGCGGGGAGTCTCGGGAGCGTCATTATCATTAATTTGCTGCTTGCGCTGGTCGCTTTATCATTGGGGATATTGCTGTCGGCCTTCGCCAACTCGGAGTTCCAGATGGTGCAGTTCATTCCGCTTGTCGTCGTTCCTCAAGTTTTCTTCGCCGGCATCTTCCCGGTGGACGGCATGGCGGATTGGCTGCAGGCGGTGGCGCGGATCATGCCGATGTATTATGGAGGGGATGCGCTGCAAGCTGTCATGTACAAAGGGATGGGGCTGTCTGATATTTACTTCGATCTCGTCGTGCTGCTTGGGTTCGCGCTCGTCTTCATCGTGCTGAACATTGCCGTGCTGCGGAAGTACCGCAAAATATAA